In Leptospiraceae bacterium, one DNA window encodes the following:
- a CDS encoding NAD(P)/FAD-dependent oxidoreductase, with protein MGVKIVETSNRYDCIFIGSGIGSLTAASLLAQYKNKKILIIEKHFKAGGFTHSFRRLQKFFWDVGIHYIGNLEEESFTRKIFDTITGGKVHWQKMEEPFEKFVYPDFTFSVYGNREKYISDLVNLFPEEKSSIEKYFLDVKKVAGHFGKNMMLKLAPPFLDSFFNLFESKDSIQTTKDYMDSHFKDPKLKSLLVSQWGDYGLPPSLSSFAIHSLIVEHYINGGYYPVGGAGKIVESIEPIILEKGGEILLSHEVTEILCKDGKVTGVRVKNLHTREEDNTKEFYSDIVMSNAGAYNTYIKLIPDSVEITFREDLIKFMKDSPNLACVTLYLGFSEDPRKLGFKGENYWIFSNYDHDKNFSNRKSWVESKDVTGLYLSFPSLKDPESKTHTAEIIAFCDYESFEKWKDQPWKKRDEDYQKLKKEISESLLNYVEKIFPGFNDLIEFSELSTPITNEHFTGHFQGNIYGIPCVPERFHKGKSPWCNIKTPIEGLYLVGADASSPGVTGAMMGGMAAALTQMDGLNIFRILAGKKK; from the coding sequence ATGGGAGTAAAAATAGTGGAAACCTCAAATCGTTATGATTGCATATTTATAGGCTCTGGTATCGGCAGCCTTACCGCAGCGAGTTTACTCGCACAATACAAAAATAAAAAAATTCTGATTATAGAAAAACATTTCAAAGCAGGTGGATTTACCCACAGCTTCAGAAGGTTACAAAAATTTTTCTGGGATGTAGGAATCCATTATATAGGAAATTTAGAAGAAGAAAGTTTTACGAGAAAAATTTTTGATACAATCACTGGAGGAAAAGTCCATTGGCAAAAAATGGAAGAGCCTTTTGAAAAATTCGTATATCCCGATTTTACTTTTAGCGTTTATGGAAATAGAGAAAAATATATTTCCGACTTAGTGAATCTATTTCCAGAAGAAAAGTCCTCAATCGAAAAATATTTCCTCGATGTAAAAAAAGTCGCAGGTCACTTCGGAAAAAATATGATGCTAAAATTAGCACCACCATTTTTAGATAGTTTTTTCAATTTATTTGAATCTAAGGATTCGATTCAAACCACAAAAGACTATATGGATTCTCACTTCAAGGATCCGAAACTAAAAAGTTTACTTGTTTCTCAATGGGGGGATTACGGTCTCCCACCTTCTCTCAGTAGCTTTGCAATCCATTCTTTAATTGTAGAGCATTATATAAATGGTGGGTACTACCCTGTAGGAGGTGCAGGTAAAATAGTCGAGTCCATAGAGCCTATCATTTTAGAAAAAGGTGGAGAAATTTTACTTTCTCACGAGGTCACAGAAATTTTATGCAAAGACGGAAAAGTAACAGGAGTTAGGGTAAAAAACTTACACACAAGAGAAGAAGACAATACAAAAGAATTTTATTCTGATATAGTAATGTCAAATGCAGGCGCGTACAATACTTATATAAAGCTAATTCCGGACTCTGTAGAAATCACCTTTAGAGAAGATTTAATAAAATTTATGAAAGATAGCCCAAATCTTGCTTGTGTAACTTTGTATCTTGGATTTTCGGAAGACCCAAGAAAGCTCGGATTCAAAGGAGAGAACTACTGGATTTTTTCCAACTACGACCACGACAAAAACTTCTCCAATAGAAAGTCTTGGGTAGAATCAAAAGATGTTACAGGACTATACCTCTCTTTTCCTTCTTTAAAAGACCCGGAATCAAAAACCCACACAGCAGAAATCATCGCATTTTGTGATTATGAGTCCTTTGAAAAATGGAAGGACCAACCTTGGAAAAAAAGAGACGAAGACTACCAAAAACTAAAAAAAGAAATCTCTGAAAGTTTATTGAACTATGTAGAGAAAATTTTTCCGGGCTTTAATGACCTAATCGAATTTTCAGAACTATCCACTCCAATCACAAACGAGCATTTCACCGGACACTTCCAGGGTAATATTTACGGAATCCCTTGCGTTCCCGAAAGATTCCATAAGGGGAAATCTCCTTGGTGCAATATTAAAACTCCGATCGAAGGTTTGTATCTAGTTGGAGCAGATGCTTCTTCTCCGGGG
- a CDS encoding phosphoribosyl-AMP cyclohydrolase codes for MQAFGNEEALSLSIESGYAHYFSRKRNSIWKKGEESGMIQSISQIYYLSETPSIIFQTKEKIPSCHTGFYSCFYRKLEKDSFVTNYSKKEFDPNQIYGSKNSGNLKSL; via the coding sequence ATGCAAGCCTTTGGAAATGAAGAAGCTCTTTCACTTAGTATAGAAAGCGGCTACGCCCATTATTTCAGCCGAAAAAGAAATTCGATCTGGAAAAAAGGGGAAGAAAGCGGTATGATCCAAAGTATTTCACAAATCTACTATCTTTCCGAAACGCCTTCGATCATTTTTCAAACTAAAGAAAAAATTCCTTCTTGCCATACAGGATTCTATTCCTGTTTCTATAGAAAATTAGAAAAAGATTCTTTTGTGACTAATTATTCTAAAAAAGAATTTGACCCTAACCAAATATATGGGAGTAAAAATAGTGGAAACCTCAAATCGTTATGA
- the lepB gene encoding signal peptidase I → MSSRKEKKSENTKAKSKQPSAFSSIGSLVFIVVLVFAFKSSILDANNIPSGSMIPTLKIGDFLFVNKMRYSIRMPFTEKEIFRIDNPKRGDIITFIPPATALSEDEAKLGMFSKRFVKRVVGMPGDTIRITKKTLDTTKGKVDLSFIEYKESGATEFQNYKPTEISRENELNDLDNPEASKRALFLEEKNGFKHFTLEGYDDDRKFHVMEYCDFRNGCTIPPDRYMVVGDNRDDSHDSRAWGFVSREDILGKALIIYFSIDWKDNVCMYKNESEIAEKGTELTEKYEGADLLKKCHPYEISPYGFRNREESKSDWVLRTLQYRIWRMSIRWKRIGRILQ, encoded by the coding sequence ATGAGTTCAAGAAAAGAAAAAAAATCTGAAAATACCAAAGCGAAATCAAAACAGCCTTCTGCCTTTTCATCTATCGGCTCACTTGTCTTTATTGTAGTATTGGTTTTTGCATTCAAATCTTCTATTCTGGATGCAAATAATATTCCTTCCGGTTCTATGATCCCTACTTTAAAAATTGGTGATTTTCTTTTTGTGAATAAAATGCGTTATTCTATTCGTATGCCATTTACCGAAAAAGAAATTTTCAGAATAGACAACCCTAAAAGAGGAGATATTATAACCTTTATCCCACCCGCTACAGCACTCTCTGAAGATGAAGCCAAGCTCGGAATGTTTTCTAAGCGTTTTGTAAAAAGAGTTGTAGGGATGCCCGGAGATACGATTCGGATTACAAAAAAAACTTTAGATACGACGAAAGGAAAAGTAGACCTTTCCTTTATAGAATACAAAGAGAGTGGAGCTACAGAATTTCAGAATTACAAACCGACTGAAATATCCAGAGAAAACGAGTTGAATGACTTAGATAACCCGGAAGCGTCCAAGCGTGCACTTTTTTTAGAAGAAAAGAATGGGTTCAAACATTTTACCTTAGAAGGGTATGACGATGATAGAAAATTTCATGTCATGGAATATTGTGATTTTAGAAATGGTTGCACGATCCCTCCCGATCGCTATATGGTAGTTGGTGACAACAGAGACGATTCTCACGATTCCAGAGCTTGGGGTTTTGTTTCGAGGGAAGATATTTTAGGCAAGGCTCTAATCATTTATTTTTCAATTGACTGGAAAGACAATGTGTGTATGTACAAAAATGAATCTGAGATCGCAGAGAAAGGTACAGAACTTACAGAAAAATACGAGGGAGCCGATTTGTTAAAAAAATGCCACCCTTATGAGATTTCACCTTACGGTTTTAGGAATAGAGAAGAATCTAAAAGTGATTGGGTTTTACGCACCCTCCAATATAGGATTTGGAGAATGAGTATTCGATGGAAAAGAATTGGAAGAATTTTACAATAA
- a CDS encoding tyrosine--tRNA ligase, producing the protein MTDQSIIDKIKRGTVEIIPEEELKTKLDSGKILKIKAGFDPTAPDLHLGHSVLIRKMRLFQDLGHEVNFLLGDFTAMIGDPTGKSETRKRLTKEEVLQNSKTYESQVFKILDPKKTKIVFNSKWVSPMNFEEVLILASKYNVARLLERDDFSKRYKSGSPISVLEFLYPLIQGYDSVVMESDIEIGGTDQKFNLLVGRELQKDYGKPQQVVITLPLLVGLDGTKKMSKSLGNYIGFNDKPIDMYGKIMSISDELMWNYFELLTDTPIREINSKKESIQKKETHPKEVKTELATMIMDLFHEKEENREAISQWQKIHDPKNRVTPENIETTKLGDSDFQDGKVLLTAILAKLGFIKSSSEGRRLISNGGLYLGEERLTDEKFTLEKNREYIIRQGKKGKFLKILT; encoded by the coding sequence ATGACAGACCAAAGTATTATTGATAAAATAAAACGGGGAACAGTAGAAATTATCCCTGAGGAAGAATTAAAAACAAAACTCGACAGTGGTAAAATATTAAAAATCAAAGCCGGATTTGATCCGACTGCACCTGACTTGCACCTCGGACATTCTGTACTGATAAGGAAAATGAGGCTATTTCAAGATTTGGGGCATGAGGTAAATTTTCTACTCGGAGATTTTACTGCAATGATTGGCGACCCAACTGGAAAATCAGAAACAAGAAAAAGGCTAACAAAAGAAGAAGTATTACAAAACTCAAAAACCTACGAATCCCAAGTATTTAAAATTTTAGACCCCAAAAAAACAAAAATTGTATTTAACTCAAAATGGGTTTCACCTATGAATTTTGAAGAAGTATTAATCTTAGCTTCAAAATACAATGTAGCAAGACTTTTGGAAAGAGACGACTTCAGTAAAAGATACAAATCCGGTTCACCCATTTCTGTACTAGAGTTTTTATACCCTCTAATCCAAGGTTACGATTCTGTTGTAATGGAAAGTGATATTGAAATCGGTGGCACTGACCAAAAGTTCAACCTGCTTGTAGGAAGAGAATTGCAAAAAGACTACGGAAAACCACAACAAGTAGTAATCACTCTTCCACTACTTGTAGGCCTCGACGGTACAAAAAAAATGTCCAAGTCACTTGGAAACTATATAGGCTTCAACGACAAACCGATTGATATGTATGGGAAAATCATGTCTATTAGCGATGAATTGATGTGGAATTATTTTGAGTTATTGACCGACACTCCAATAAGAGAAATAAATTCTAAAAAAGAATCCATTCAAAAAAAAGAAACTCACCCGAAAGAAGTAAAGACTGAACTTGCAACTATGATAATGGACTTATTTCACGAAAAAGAAGAAAATAGAGAAGCCATTTCTCAATGGCAAAAAATTCATGACCCAAAAAACAGAGTAACCCCGGAAAATATAGAAACTACAAAATTGGGAGATTCTGACTTTCAAGATGGGAAAGTTTTACTCACTGCAATTCTTGCAAAATTAGGTTTTATAAAATCTTCCTCCGAAGGAAGAAGACTCATCTCAAACGGCGGACTTTACTTGGGTGAAGAAAGACTCACCGATGAAAAATTTACCTTAGAAAAAAATAGAGAGTATATCATACGCCAAGGTAAGAAAGGAAAGTTTCTAAAAATACTAACTTAA
- a CDS encoding MBOAT family protein: MVFSSVLFLVFFFPVFFTVYFLFPNYLKNLWALFASIVFYIWGGSDFFLILCASICVDFILMHIMDSKEGNFRLILALFSVIFNFCILGYFKYADFFVENWNFLLQKNFPLPKIILPIGISFFTFHKVSYTIDIYYKKSKPLKKISDYLLYILLFPQLIAGPIIRFNEIRDQILDRKNLENWDNRLKGLIRFCIGLARKVLIANVLGKEADKIFSLNEPELSFFLAWMGILAYTFQIYFDFAGYSDMALGLGKMMGFQFPENFQFPYTSGSITEFWRRWHITLGNWMRDYIYIPLGGNLVSKFQTYLNLWAVFLFSGLWHGASWNFVFWGAYHGLFISLEKFFKSPKEKEKKNFTKVLKMIFTFFLILNGWVLFRSDSLSIALGMWKAMYFPKTFGNFTVDAYFLFFFFLSCIFSFYPIFKPLKKYMDLESYITKYPKLFVFISIILYSLSLGELLSTNFNPFIYFRF, from the coding sequence TTGGTATTTTCCAGTGTTTTATTTTTAGTATTTTTCTTTCCGGTTTTTTTTACTGTTTATTTTCTTTTTCCAAACTATCTAAAAAATTTATGGGCACTTTTTGCAAGCATCGTATTTTATATTTGGGGAGGCTCTGATTTTTTTCTAATACTTTGTGCATCTATATGTGTAGATTTTATTCTCATGCACATCATGGATTCTAAAGAAGGGAATTTTCGACTTATTCTCGCTCTCTTTTCTGTAATTTTTAATTTTTGTATTTTAGGGTATTTTAAATACGCCGACTTTTTTGTTGAAAATTGGAATTTCCTATTGCAAAAAAATTTCCCTCTTCCAAAAATAATTTTACCAATAGGGATTTCTTTTTTTACTTTTCATAAAGTAAGCTATACAATCGACATCTATTATAAAAAATCCAAACCTCTAAAAAAAATTTCAGACTATCTTTTATATATTCTACTTTTTCCTCAATTAATTGCAGGACCGATTATTCGGTTTAATGAAATAAGAGACCAAATCTTAGACAGAAAAAATTTAGAAAACTGGGACAACAGACTAAAGGGGCTTATTCGATTCTGCATCGGGCTTGCAAGAAAAGTCTTAATAGCCAATGTACTTGGAAAAGAAGCCGACAAAATATTTTCACTTAACGAACCAGAGCTTAGTTTTTTTCTCGCTTGGATGGGAATTTTAGCCTACACTTTCCAGATTTATTTTGACTTTGCAGGGTATTCGGACATGGCGTTAGGACTCGGAAAAATGATGGGTTTTCAATTTCCTGAAAATTTTCAATTTCCATATACGTCCGGATCTATTACTGAATTTTGGAGACGGTGGCACATAACGCTCGGAAACTGGATGAGAGACTATATTTATATTCCTTTGGGTGGAAATCTCGTTTCTAAATTCCAAACCTATTTGAATCTATGGGCTGTGTTCTTGTTTTCTGGGCTTTGGCATGGAGCTTCTTGGAATTTTGTATTTTGGGGAGCTTACCACGGTCTATTTATTTCACTAGAGAAATTTTTTAAATCTCCCAAAGAAAAAGAAAAAAAGAATTTTACAAAAGTATTAAAAATGATATTCACATTTTTTCTGATTTTGAATGGCTGGGTTTTATTTCGCTCTGATTCTTTAAGCATAGCACTTGGAATGTGGAAGGCAATGTATTTTCCAAAAACTTTTGGGAACTTTACAGTTGATGCGTATTTTTTGTTTTTCTTTTTCCTATCTTGTATTTTTAGTTTTTATCCAATTTTTAAACCATTGAAAAAATATATGGATTTAGAGTCTTATATCACAAAATATCCAAAACTATTTGTATTCATTTCCATTATATTGTATTCTCTCTCGCTTGGAGAATTGCTATCTACTAATTTCAACCCGTTTATCTATTTTAGGTTTTAA
- a CDS encoding SemiSWEET transporter, whose amino-acid sequence MSLETLIGYIAGLLTTIAFVPQMLKVILTRKTTDVSRNMYIVLILGISCWIYYGVLHKELPIIISNVFVLIFSLIILIYKLKEK is encoded by the coding sequence ATGAGCTTGGAAACTCTCATTGGCTATATTGCAGGACTTTTGACGACTATTGCATTCGTTCCACAAATGCTAAAAGTGATTCTAACAAGAAAAACAACGGATGTATCCAGAAATATGTACATTGTACTCATACTCGGTATATCGTGTTGGATCTATTATGGTGTATTACACAAAGAATTACCGATTATAATTTCCAATGTATTTGTTCTAATTTTTTCTCTGATTATACTCATATACAAGCTAAAAGAAAAGTAA